A region from the Corynebacterium halotolerans YIM 70093 = DSM 44683 genome encodes:
- a CDS encoding ABC transporter ATP-binding protein produces MTSSTVEIDQITKSYGSTTIIGPTSVTIDEGEFVSLLGPSGCGKSTILGMIAGLKFPSTGTVSTGGEQVTGPGPDRGMVFQHHALLPWMTARGNIEFGLKSARPQYGKQQRREIAADFLAKVGLTHAADRRPARLSGGMQQRVGLARAFAIDPEILLLDEPFGALDALTRRQLQLQLLQVWEASRRTVVMVTHDVDEAILLSDRVLVMAPSPDSTIIADITVDLPRPRFGESDDPVGEQRSAGLRHELLGLLQH; encoded by the coding sequence ATGACTAGCTCCACCGTCGAGATCGACCAGATCACCAAGTCCTACGGGTCCACCACCATCATCGGGCCCACCTCCGTGACGATCGACGAGGGCGAGTTCGTCTCCCTCCTCGGCCCCTCCGGCTGCGGAAAGTCCACCATCCTCGGCATGATCGCCGGCCTGAAGTTCCCGTCGACCGGCACCGTGTCCACGGGCGGCGAACAGGTCACCGGCCCCGGCCCCGACCGCGGCATGGTCTTCCAGCACCACGCGCTGCTGCCGTGGATGACCGCCCGCGGCAACATCGAGTTCGGGCTGAAGTCCGCCCGTCCGCAGTACGGCAAGCAGCAGCGCCGCGAGATCGCCGCGGACTTCCTGGCGAAGGTCGGGCTCACCCACGCCGCCGACCGGCGCCCGGCGCGCCTGTCGGGTGGCATGCAGCAGCGCGTGGGCCTGGCCCGGGCCTTCGCCATCGATCCGGAGATCCTGCTTCTCGACGAACCGTTCGGTGCCCTCGACGCGCTGACCCGCCGGCAGCTGCAGCTCCAGCTGCTCCAGGTGTGGGAGGCGTCCCGGCGCACCGTCGTCATGGTCACCCACGACGTGGACGAGGCGATCCTGCTCTCCGACCGGGTGCTCGTCATGGCGCCGAGCCCGGACTCCACGATCATCGCCGACATCACCGTGGACCTGCCGCGGCCGCGCTTCGGTGAGTCCGACGACCCGGTCGGCGAGCAGCGCAGCGCCGGGCTGCGTCACGAGCTGCTGGGGCTGCTGCAGCACTGA
- a CDS encoding ABC transporter permease, which produces MKTTPKPLNAAVLGLVVFAAFIGVWQLAASAGWLSDLAPTPARTLERGVEILSDPFYRDGPASVGIFWHLVASLRRVVIGFAIATAIAIPLGFLLGASTTLRWAVDPLIQILRPVSPLAWLPLGLALLRDAENTAVFVIVLSALWPTLVNTIDAVRGIHPTYLDLTATLGTPWWQRIVYVWFPSALPGIITGLRLSLSTSWLVIIAAEMLVGGQGIGFFVWNMWNRLDIDAIVVAIVIIGVTGLILDHLIAALQKVVRYD; this is translated from the coding sequence ATGAAGACCACCCCGAAACCACTCAACGCGGCTGTGCTCGGCCTCGTCGTGTTCGCCGCGTTCATCGGCGTCTGGCAGCTGGCCGCGTCGGCCGGCTGGCTCAGCGACCTCGCACCGACGCCCGCGCGCACGCTCGAGCGCGGCGTCGAGATCCTCTCCGATCCGTTCTACCGGGACGGTCCCGCCAGCGTGGGCATCTTCTGGCACCTGGTGGCCAGCCTCCGGCGGGTGGTCATCGGCTTCGCCATCGCCACGGCGATCGCCATCCCGCTGGGCTTCCTGCTGGGCGCGAGCACCACCCTGCGCTGGGCCGTGGATCCGCTGATCCAGATTCTGCGGCCGGTCTCCCCGCTGGCCTGGCTGCCGCTGGGCCTGGCGCTGCTGCGCGACGCGGAGAACACCGCCGTGTTCGTCATCGTGCTCTCCGCGCTGTGGCCCACCCTGGTCAACACGATCGACGCGGTGCGGGGCATCCATCCGACCTACCTGGATCTGACGGCCACGCTCGGCACCCCCTGGTGGCAGCGGATCGTCTACGTCTGGTTCCCCTCCGCGCTGCCCGGCATCATCACCGGCCTGCGCCTGTCGCTGTCCACGTCGTGGCTGGTGATCATCGCCGCCGAGATGCTCGTCGGCGGCCAGGGCATCGGCTTCTTCGTGTGGAACATGTGGAACCGCCTGGACATCGACGCCATCGTGGTCGCCATCGTGATCATCGGCGTCACGGGCCTCATCCTCGACCACCTCATCGCCGCTCTGCAGAAGGTTGTCCGCTATGACTAG
- the pepN gene encoding aminopeptidase N, producing the protein MTSTNLTRDEAAHRSRLLQVDHYDITLDLTGSETEFISTTVVNFTVREAGDTFIDLRARRVEEVLLDGRDIRPDALTLNAEGYDETHGIALKDLSVGRHSLRVEAVCPYSRTGEGLHRFVDPADGLTYLYSQFETADAKRVFTCFDQPDLKATYALTVHTPDDWKVISNAPQRTVRREGTATHLSRVDTPLSTYLIAVCAGPYHEVRDTWRGQLTHHPETPTDQPTELEVPLGLFCRQSIAKHLDSRRLFTETKQGFDFFHRNFGMAYPFGKYDQVFCPEYNMGAMENAGCVTIRDEYVFTSKATHYRYERRAETILHELAHMWFGDLVTMQWWDDLWLNESFATWSAAISQAEETQYGTAWVTFANVEKSWAYSQDQLPSTHPISADASDIETVEQNFDGITYAKGASVLKQLQAYVGRENFLAGVRRHFADHAWGNATFDDLLGALQTASGRDLSGWADQWLRTTGINRLTPAFTVEDGKYTSFTVEQSGAEPGAGELRTHRTAVGLYSLDPSDGGRVRRTHRVELDVDGASAGVDELVGVEAADLVLVNDDDLTYCLMGLDDASVAFVLENIDRIDSPMARTLCWSALWEMTRDGKLRARDFAALVARGAAHETELAVLERILGQAAAAVRSYADPAWAESEGNALLADAFLAGVRTGDEESSLVFAQALTRIPLTDAAADFLRSVLDDAAEHVTVDADLRWRALAALIAHGAVDEVDAAIAAERTRDRSATGGQAALRAAAAVNTDEAKKAVWDELIAGDLSNLDARHKMEGLVYPGSTPHLAPLAGPYFEVAEKLWENSSTEMALRTLAGLYPSWDISRAGLDRAAAFLERDLPAGLARVITEERSRVERALRNRRVDAGE; encoded by the coding sequence ATGACGTCGACCAATCTCACCCGCGACGAGGCCGCCCACCGGTCCCGCCTGCTCCAGGTTGACCACTACGACATCACCCTGGATCTGACCGGCTCCGAGACCGAGTTCATCTCCACCACCGTCGTGAACTTCACCGTCCGTGAGGCCGGGGACACCTTCATCGACCTGCGCGCCCGCCGCGTCGAGGAGGTGCTTCTCGACGGCCGCGACATCCGCCCGGACGCACTCACGCTCAACGCGGAAGGCTACGACGAGACCCACGGCATCGCGCTGAAGGACCTGTCCGTGGGGCGGCACTCCCTGCGGGTGGAGGCCGTCTGCCCGTACTCGCGCACCGGCGAGGGGCTGCACCGCTTCGTCGATCCGGCGGACGGCCTGACCTACCTGTACTCCCAGTTCGAGACCGCCGACGCCAAGCGGGTGTTCACCTGCTTCGATCAGCCGGATCTCAAGGCCACCTACGCGCTGACGGTCCACACCCCGGACGACTGGAAGGTCATCTCCAACGCCCCGCAGCGCACCGTGCGCCGCGAGGGAACCGCCACCCACCTCTCCCGGGTGGACACCCCCCTGTCCACCTACCTGATCGCCGTGTGCGCCGGCCCCTACCACGAGGTGCGCGACACCTGGCGCGGACAGCTGACCCACCACCCGGAGACGCCCACCGACCAGCCGACCGAGCTCGAGGTCCCGCTGGGCCTGTTCTGCCGCCAGTCCATCGCGAAGCACCTGGACTCCCGACGCCTGTTCACCGAGACCAAGCAGGGCTTCGACTTCTTCCACCGCAACTTCGGCATGGCCTACCCCTTCGGCAAGTACGACCAGGTCTTCTGCCCCGAGTACAACATGGGCGCGATGGAGAACGCCGGCTGCGTGACCATCCGCGACGAGTACGTGTTCACCTCGAAGGCCACCCACTACCGCTACGAGCGCCGCGCGGAGACCATCCTCCACGAACTGGCCCACATGTGGTTCGGCGACCTGGTGACCATGCAGTGGTGGGACGACCTGTGGCTCAACGAGTCCTTCGCCACCTGGTCGGCGGCGATCTCGCAGGCCGAGGAGACGCAGTACGGCACCGCCTGGGTGACCTTCGCCAACGTCGAGAAGTCCTGGGCCTACAGCCAGGACCAGCTGCCCAGCACCCACCCGATCTCCGCCGACGCCTCCGACATCGAGACCGTCGAGCAGAACTTCGACGGCATCACCTACGCCAAGGGCGCCAGCGTGCTCAAGCAGCTGCAGGCCTATGTCGGCCGGGAGAACTTCCTCGCCGGCGTGCGCCGCCACTTCGCCGACCACGCCTGGGGCAACGCCACCTTCGACGACCTGCTGGGCGCCCTGCAGACCGCCTCCGGCCGCGACCTGTCCGGCTGGGCCGACCAGTGGCTCAGAACCACCGGCATCAACCGCCTGACCCCCGCCTTCACCGTCGAGGACGGAAAGTACACCTCCTTCACCGTCGAGCAGTCCGGCGCCGAACCCGGTGCAGGTGAGTTGCGCACCCACCGCACCGCCGTCGGCCTCTACTCGCTTGACCCGTCCGACGGCGGCCGCGTGCGCCGCACCCACCGCGTCGAGCTCGACGTCGACGGCGCGTCGGCCGGCGTCGATGAGCTCGTCGGGGTGGAGGCCGCCGACCTGGTGCTGGTCAACGACGACGATCTGACCTACTGCCTGATGGGTCTGGACGATGCGTCGGTGGCCTTCGTGCTGGAGAACATCGACCGCATCGACTCCCCGATGGCCCGCACCCTGTGCTGGTCCGCCCTGTGGGAGATGACCCGTGACGGGAAGCTGCGCGCGCGTGACTTCGCCGCCCTGGTCGCCCGCGGCGCGGCGCACGAGACCGAGCTGGCCGTCCTCGAGCGCATCCTGGGACAGGCCGCGGCCGCCGTACGCTCCTACGCCGACCCCGCCTGGGCCGAATCAGAGGGCAACGCGCTGCTGGCCGACGCCTTCCTGGCCGGTGTGCGCACCGGAGACGAGGAGTCCTCCCTGGTCTTCGCGCAGGCGCTGACCCGGATCCCGCTCACCGACGCCGCCGCCGACTTCCTGCGCTCGGTGCTCGACGACGCGGCCGAGCACGTGACCGTCGACGCAGACCTGCGCTGGCGGGCCCTGGCCGCACTCATCGCCCACGGTGCCGTCGACGAGGTCGATGCGGCGATCGCCGCCGAGCGCACCCGCGACCGCTCGGCCACCGGCGGACAGGCCGCCCTGCGCGCCGCGGCCGCGGTGAACACCGACGAGGCCAAGAAGGCCGTGTGGGACGAGCTCATTGCCGGCGACCTGTCGAACCTGGACGCCCGACACAAGATGGAGGGCCTGGTCTACCCGGGTTCGACCCCACATCTGGCCCCGTTGGCCGGGCCCTACTTCGAGGTCGCCGAGAAGCTGTGGGAGAACTCGTCGACGGAGATGGCGCTGCGCACCCTGGCCGGCCTCTACCCCAGCTGGGACATCAGCCGGGCGGGCCTCGACCGGGCCGCCGCCTTCCTCGAGCGCGACCTGCCCGCCGGCCTGGCGCGGGTGATCACCGAGGAGCGTTCCCGTGTGGAACGCGCCCTGCGCAACCGCCGCGTCGACGCCGGGGAGTAG
- a CDS encoding RtcB family protein has product MPHRELAPNVLSWASIIDDATADQAIALAKLPFVAPHVALMPDAHFGMGSAVGTVIPTDGAVLPASVGVDIGCFTGDTKVPLLDGHQKTLREMTEEGGTHWVYSLDSERKIVPGRAVGLKTREDAELMRVTVSGGEEIICTPDHEFMLNDGTYREARDLQFNDSLMPLYRKWQTRDGYESASTGKGSARQTHVMVYEALHGAVPDDHVVHHKNHIHFDNRPENLEIMEKGEHSRYHRRVGHSFDNTSPEFQELRMAGIRRRAEDPAKRERMVEVGTKNITAYMEGKPEHFKEAVADNGKRGAPYLTNFNTSPRACDECGEVSENPAALRWHKNREHGTNHKVIRIEHLDERADVYCLQVEEHNNFALAAGVFVHNCGMIAARTHYTAEDLNRIELTELRDQIERAIPLSPGNYNRRVHHDHTRQRVQELENLADRDGVDLSHSPKWREQLGSLGGGNHFIELCLDERDRVWCFLHSGSRGVGNKIARKHIGIARDRSGKGDIELTDPDHAYLREGTPEFDSYLKDLHWAQTFALLNREEMMDRFVGQLARLMGDDAAEIEVERVNTHHNYTEKINLYGSEVWLTRKGAIDATEGRPGLIPGSMGTRSYVTRGKGNEDALYSAPHGAGRTMSRRQAKKQFTAEDLDARMTGIVYRPGKEWVDEIPDAYKPIDQVMEDASDLVEVVHELRQVLNIKGT; this is encoded by the coding sequence ATGCCGCACCGCGAACTCGCACCCAATGTCCTGTCCTGGGCCAGCATCATCGACGACGCCACCGCCGACCAGGCGATTGCGCTCGCGAAACTGCCGTTCGTCGCCCCGCACGTGGCGCTGATGCCCGACGCCCATTTCGGCATGGGCTCGGCCGTCGGCACGGTCATTCCCACTGATGGGGCCGTACTTCCAGCTTCGGTTGGGGTCGACATCGGATGTTTCACGGGCGACACCAAGGTCCCGCTCCTTGACGGTCACCAGAAAACGCTCAGGGAAATGACCGAAGAAGGTGGAACCCACTGGGTCTACTCGCTGGATAGCGAGCGCAAGATCGTCCCTGGCCGGGCCGTCGGTCTCAAGACCCGGGAAGACGCGGAGCTGATGCGGGTGACCGTCTCCGGCGGGGAGGAGATCATCTGTACCCCGGATCACGAGTTCATGCTGAATGACGGAACCTACCGGGAAGCCAGGGACCTCCAATTCAATGACAGCCTCATGCCCCTGTACAGGAAGTGGCAGACCCGTGATGGGTATGAAAGCGCCAGCACCGGCAAAGGGAGTGCCCGTCAAACCCATGTGATGGTGTACGAGGCGCTGCACGGGGCTGTGCCTGACGATCACGTCGTGCACCACAAGAACCACATTCATTTCGATAACCGGCCGGAGAACCTGGAAATCATGGAGAAGGGGGAGCACTCCCGATACCACCGCCGGGTGGGGCACAGCTTCGACAACACATCTCCTGAGTTTCAGGAGCTGCGGATGGCGGGTATTCGGCGGCGGGCCGAAGACCCAGCCAAGCGTGAACGAATGGTGGAGGTCGGAACGAAGAACATCACCGCCTACATGGAGGGGAAGCCAGAGCACTTCAAGGAGGCGGTGGCGGACAACGGTAAGCGCGGTGCGCCCTATCTCACCAATTTCAACACCTCTCCACGCGCTTGCGATGAGTGTGGCGAAGTGTCCGAGAACCCGGCGGCGTTGCGCTGGCACAAGAACCGCGAGCATGGAACCAACCACAAGGTGATCAGGATCGAGCACCTGGATGAGCGCGCTGACGTGTACTGCCTGCAGGTTGAGGAGCACAACAACTTCGCTCTGGCAGCCGGCGTGTTCGTGCATAACTGCGGAATGATCGCCGCCCGCACCCACTACACCGCTGAAGACCTGAATCGGATTGAGCTGACCGAGCTGCGCGACCAGATCGAACGCGCCATCCCGCTCTCGCCCGGCAACTACAACCGCAGGGTCCACCACGACCACACGAGGCAGCGGGTGCAGGAACTCGAGAACCTGGCCGACCGTGACGGCGTGGACCTGTCCCATTCCCCGAAGTGGCGTGAGCAGCTCGGCAGCCTGGGCGGCGGCAACCACTTCATCGAGCTGTGCCTCGATGAGCGGGACCGGGTGTGGTGCTTCCTGCACTCCGGCAGCCGGGGCGTGGGCAACAAGATCGCCCGCAAGCACATCGGCATCGCCCGCGACCGGTCCGGCAAGGGGGACATCGAGCTGACGGACCCGGACCACGCCTATCTGCGGGAGGGCACACCCGAGTTCGACTCCTATCTGAAGGACCTGCACTGGGCGCAGACCTTCGCCCTGCTCAACCGCGAGGAGATGATGGACCGCTTCGTGGGCCAGCTCGCCCGCCTAATGGGGGATGACGCAGCCGAGATCGAGGTTGAGCGGGTCAACACCCACCACAACTACACCGAGAAAATCAATCTCTACGGCAGCGAGGTGTGGCTGACACGCAAGGGCGCGATCGACGCCACCGAGGGTAGGCCCGGCCTGATCCCCGGTTCCATGGGTACCCGCTCCTACGTCACCCGCGGCAAGGGAAACGAGGACGCGCTCTACTCCGCCCCGCACGGCGCCGGGCGCACCATGTCCCGCCGACAGGCGAAGAAGCAGTTCACCGCCGAAGATCTCGACGCCCGCATGACGGGCATCGTCTACCGGCCCGGCAAGGAATGGGTGGACGAGATTCCGGATGCGTATAAGCCGATCGATCAGGTGATGGAGGACGCGAGCGACCTCGTCGAGGTGGTCCACGAGCTGCGCCAGGTGCTCAATATCAAGGGCACGTAG